A region of the Denitrificimonas caeni genome:
GGGTTTCTGGCAAATCCGCAGCAGCTAAAAACTCTGCCACATTGACAGTTAACTGCACAGGCAAATCCGCATCCAAAACCTGCGCCTCACCCTTGAGGGTTGCCGCCAGATAACCTGCGGTCTGCGCATTTAAAGTCAGTGTATGCAAGCTGCCACTCAACTGAGCCTGCACGGTTAAGCTTGGCTCGTCAGGAATGGGAATCTGCGCAGCCACTTGTAACTGCAACGGCCAATCGGCATGCGGAACAATATTGCCTTTAACTTGCACGCTGTACTCTTGGTGGCTCAGGCCCAGCTCAGCAATATGAATGCCATCAGCCAACCAGCGGGCACGCAAGCCTGCAGCAGTTACTAATGATTCACCATTAAGAATAAACTCGCCCACACGGAGGCGCTGCACCTCAATCTGCAAGGGCAACTGTAAGTCAGGCAACTCAAGTGCTTGCTCCGGCTCATCGGTGGTTTCTGTGGGCGGCAGCACAAGCGCAATGCGCTCAACTTCTAAGGCATCTAGACACAAGGTGCTGCGCAGCAAGCAGCTGGGGCGTATCTGCATGTGCGCGTTGCTTAAGTGCAGCGACATACCCTCTTGCTGCCATTGTAATTCTTCCGCGCGCCATTCAGTTAGCACGGCTCCCTGCCAACCAGAAACCATTAAGCCCGGCACTTGATTCAGCATCCAACGGCTGCCCGCCTGCGTGGCCAGCACAGTGTAGCTTGCGCCCAGCATTAGCAAAATCAAACCCAGCACAGTTAACACAACGGCAATGCTGATGCGCTTCATAGCTCTGGCCCCATGGAAAAGTGAATCCGCCAGCCTTTGTCATCATTCAAGGGTTGGGCTAAATCTAAGCGGATCGGCCCCACTGGCGATACCCAACGAATACCCACACCCACAGCGGTTTTAAGGCTGTCGCTCAAGGAGTTAAAGGCATTACCGTTATCAATAAAGGTTGCCGCGCGCCACTGCTCAGCAAAGCTGTATTGATACTCAACACTGCTCGCAATCATGTAACGTCCACCTTCTCGCTTACCACGGCGATCACGGGGCGATAAGGTTTGATAACCATAACCGCGCACACTTTGGTCGCCACCGGCAAAAAAGCGTAAGGACGGCGGTATTTTATTATAGTTATTGGTGGAAATTGCCCCAATTTGTACACGGCCAAGGAAGCGATGCTTATCAGCAAGAGTGATCAGTCCGCGACTTAAAGCAGTGACATGTAACAAATCAGCATCGGCCAGCACATCTTGCTTGGCGCCACGCACTTCCCACTGCAAGCGGTAACCGCGACTCGGATCAATGGGGGAATCGCTATGTAGCACGGAATAACTTACGCCCGGCATTAAAAAGCTACTGCGGCCATCTTTACTGCCTGAGCCAAAGTTATATTGCTCTTGCTCCCACGTCAGCGAGAGCACTCGCATCCAATCACTGGGGAGTCGCGACTGCCACAGGGCACCAATATTAATTAAACGGCTATCAACATCCACCAAATCCTCACGCTGATAACCGGTGAAAAAGCGGACATAATCGGTCAGCGGCTCCGACAATGGCACCTGATACCAGGTCGAAACGTTTTGTCGTGGTTTAGAAACCTCACTGTCAAAACCCAGCTTATGACCTTTGGCGTTGACCCGGTGCCGCTCCCAACCAAAGCGGGCACGGGGGCCAACGTCGGTGGAAAACCCCGCACCTAAACTGAGCGTGCGCGGCTTAATTGGGGTTAAGCTGACGGTAACTGGAATTTCCAAAGGTCCGTCCGCAGCGCCCACCGCATCCACGCGCACATCTTCAAAGTAGCCACTGGACTGCAAGTTTTGATTAAGCTTGGCGACCAGCGCAGAGTTGTAGGGTGTACCAGGCTTGAAGGGCACTAAGTGTTCCAGTAGCTGCGAGTCAATTTTGGCTTTCTCGGAAAAGCTGACCGGCCCCAGTAAATAACGTGGGCCGCTGTCAAACAACAGGTTGATATCAGCAGCGCCAATTTGTGGATCAATCAGCAACTCGCTTTTAGTAAAATGCGCGGCAAAAAAACCAAAGCGTAAAGCCTGATTTTGCAGCATACTTTTCACATCGTCATAGGCACTGTGATCAAGACGCGCACCGACTTCTAAACGCTTATCATCCGGCAAAGCAAAGGCCGGCAACTCTGCAGCTGGTCCTTCCACGACAATATTTACCGACCGCAAACGCACCGGCTCACCGCGATCCACCAGCACCTGCATCACTGGATTGGCATCATCGGTCACCCGCACGACAATTTTTGCTTGGTAATACCCCAGTGCCTCACTGGCCAAGCGCGCACGCTCTTGCACGGCACGCTTCATCGCATTCAGCGACTTGGCATCACCCTCGCTTAAATCATGAATATACACTTCAATGTTTTTTTTCAGCGCAGCACTCTTTGGTGTCACCTGAACATCGAGACGGTCTTGTGCATAGCTGGCAAAAGACCACAGGATTAGCAGCACAGCGGTACTGCAGATGACGGCGATACGCCTGATTCCAGTACT
Encoded here:
- a CDS encoding autotransporter assembly complex protein TamA, producing MSTGIRRIAVICSTAVLLILWSFASYAQDRLDVQVTPKSAALKKNIEVYIHDLSEGDAKSLNAMKRAVQERARLASEALGYYQAKIVVRVTDDANPVMQVLVDRGEPVRLRSVNIVVEGPAAELPAFALPDDKRLEVGARLDHSAYDDVKSMLQNQALRFGFFAAHFTKSELLIDPQIGAADINLLFDSGPRYLLGPVSFSEKAKIDSQLLEHLVPFKPGTPYNSALVAKLNQNLQSSGYFEDVRVDAVGAADGPLEIPVTVSLTPIKPRTLSLGAGFSTDVGPRARFGWERHRVNAKGHKLGFDSEVSKPRQNVSTWYQVPLSEPLTDYVRFFTGYQREDLVDVDSRLINIGALWQSRLPSDWMRVLSLTWEQEQYNFGSGSKDGRSSFLMPGVSYSVLHSDSPIDPSRGYRLQWEVRGAKQDVLADADLLHVTALSRGLITLADKHRFLGRVQIGAISTNNYNKIPPSLRFFAGGDQSVRGYGYQTLSPRDRRGKREGGRYMIASSVEYQYSFAEQWRAATFIDNGNAFNSLSDSLKTAVGVGIRWVSPVGPIRLDLAQPLNDDKGWRIHFSMGPEL